A region of uncultured Desulfobacter sp. DNA encodes the following proteins:
- a CDS encoding site-specific integrase: MTALKWKDIDFDNRLIHVQRTFSRDQLMETPKNGKDRLVDMSKQLSTVLYDLKMDSEASEAKGVNGSEWIFKNQVGSAIDIRNWRKRIFYKTIAKAGLDKIRIHDLRHTYASLLIEAGESLAYIRDQLGHHSISFTVDIYGHLTPGGNKDAVDRLDDGEY, from the coding sequence ATACATGTCCAGAGGACTTTTTCCAGAGATCAGTTGATGGAAACCCCCAAAAATGGGAAGGACCGCCTGGTTGATATGTCAAAGCAGTTATCAACGGTTTTATATGATCTGAAGATGGATTCTGAAGCAAGCGAAGCAAAAGGTGTCAATGGTTCTGAATGGATTTTCAAAAATCAGGTTGGGTCTGCAATTGATATCCGGAATTGGAGAAAACGGATATTTTACAAAACCATTGCAAAGGCGGGGTTGGACAAGATACGCATCCATGACCTGCGGCACACGTATGCAAGCTTATTGATTGAAGCAGGTGAATCATTGGCGTATATCCGGGATCAGCTTGGCCACCACAGCATCAGTTTTACAGTAGATATCTATGGGCACTTGACACCAGGGGGAAATAAAGATGCTGTTGATCGCTTAGATGATGGGGAATATTAG
- the recJ gene encoding single-stranded-DNA-specific exonuclease RecJ: MEIKLTYTTPDRDVVHTIQKALDCHPVVAGLLADKGIRTADEARFFLNPDYSRLIDPFALKDMDKAVERIHRAVCNKEKILIFGDFDADGVTATAMLHQFLSLVEADLSWYVPHRTKEGYSLQLSHIEMAVSMDVDLIITVDCGISSHEAVQAAALEDIEVIITDHHEPDTIIPKAFAVINPKQSDCNACLEYLAGVGVAFYLIMGLRKVFRDNGVWKQYPEPKLSEYLDLFTIGTIGDMVPLVKDNRTLCVAGMKRIRMGLRPALVSMARTSRVDIGKLDSDDVSFKIVPRLNAAGRISHARICVSHLTCSSPAQTETTAALLDELNSKRRLIEKEIVEDIERRIANDPSLLENRLILLWDSTWEVSVLGIAASRLARKHGCPVILLNSKDSIAKGSCRSINQINIYEVLSEIRGLLETFGGHTMAAGLSVKQENLALLKPALSEILASVCTERDFQSAQRIDAVIEISDITPELVSQIDQLRPFGTGNPEPVFLMENMWVVSSIILGGCHRKMTLKGQSGEQQVEALHFNVSDTTMLPEFFPKLMVKLKADRYKQNRVQVIVQDM; the protein is encoded by the coding sequence ATGGAGATCAAACTTACATATACGACACCTGACAGGGATGTTGTTCACACAATACAAAAGGCCCTTGACTGCCATCCTGTTGTTGCCGGGCTGCTGGCGGATAAAGGAATCAGGACGGCCGATGAGGCCAGATTTTTTCTTAATCCGGATTATTCCAGACTTATTGATCCCTTTGCATTAAAGGATATGGATAAAGCGGTAGAGCGAATTCACAGGGCGGTATGCAACAAAGAAAAGATTCTTATTTTTGGTGATTTTGATGCGGACGGGGTGACGGCTACGGCTATGCTTCATCAGTTTCTGTCCCTGGTAGAAGCGGATCTTTCCTGGTATGTGCCCCACAGAACAAAGGAGGGCTACAGTCTGCAATTGTCCCATATTGAGATGGCGGTGTCCATGGATGTGGACCTGATTATCACTGTGGATTGCGGCATTAGCTCCCATGAAGCGGTTCAGGCCGCAGCCCTGGAAGATATTGAGGTGATCATCACCGACCACCATGAGCCGGACACCATCATTCCAAAGGCCTTTGCCGTAATTAATCCCAAACAGTCTGACTGCAATGCCTGCCTTGAGTATTTAGCCGGAGTCGGTGTAGCCTTTTACCTGATTATGGGCTTGCGTAAAGTATTCAGAGACAATGGGGTATGGAAACAATATCCGGAACCCAAACTGTCCGAATACCTGGATCTGTTCACCATCGGCACCATCGGGGATATGGTCCCCTTGGTAAAGGATAACAGGACCCTTTGCGTGGCAGGAATGAAACGTATTCGCATGGGGCTTCGCCCGGCTCTGGTCTCCATGGCCCGGACATCACGGGTGGACATAGGAAAGCTTGATTCCGACGATGTCTCATTCAAAATCGTACCCAGATTGAATGCTGCGGGCCGTATATCACATGCACGAATATGTGTTTCCCATCTGACATGTTCGAGCCCGGCTCAAACCGAGACAACAGCAGCCCTTCTTGATGAATTGAACAGCAAACGTCGACTTATTGAAAAAGAGATTGTCGAGGATATTGAACGACGCATTGCAAACGATCCAAGCCTTCTTGAAAATCGGCTTATTTTATTGTGGGACAGCACATGGGAGGTCTCCGTGCTTGGCATTGCCGCGTCAAGGCTTGCCCGAAAGCATGGTTGTCCGGTGATTCTTCTGAATTCAAAGGACTCGATCGCAAAAGGGTCATGTAGAAGTATTAACCAGATCAACATATACGAGGTTTTGTCTGAAATTCGAGGTTTGCTGGAAACCTTTGGGGGGCACACCATGGCAGCCGGGCTGTCAGTCAAACAGGAAAATTTGGCGCTTTTGAAACCGGCTCTGTCCGAAATTCTGGCGTCTGTGTGCACGGAAAGAGATTTTCAATCCGCCCAGAGAATTGATGCCGTGATTGAGATTTCGGATATTACTCCGGAACTTGTCAGCCAGATTGACCAGCTTCGCCCCTTTGGCACCGGTAATCCGGAGCCGGTTTTCCTTATGGAAAATATGTGGGTGGTATCTTCCATCATCTTAGGCGGCTGCCACCGGAAAATGACTTTAAAGGGGCAAAGCGGAGAACAACAGGTGGAGGCATTACACTTCAATGTATCTGACACGACTATGCTGCCTGAATTTTTTCCGAAACTGATGGTGAAGCTTAAAGCTGACAGATATAAACAGAACCGTGTTCAGGTTATTGTGCAGGATATGTGA
- a CDS encoding DUF4911 domain-containing protein codes for MMQSVVREYMVDKTKIGFIRFIFEAYEGLAVVTTLEPGTGHIRLTIPPGRQDEAYMVTQSLKKDFYFESR; via the coding sequence ATGATGCAATCTGTTGTAAGAGAATATATGGTGGATAAAACAAAAATCGGATTTATCCGTTTTATTTTTGAAGCCTATGAAGGGTTAGCCGTTGTCACAACATTGGAGCCCGGAACCGGTCATATCCGGCTTACGATCCCCCCAGGCCGGCAGGACGAGGCATATATGGTCACCCAATCGTTGAAAAAGGATTTTTATTTTGAATCAAGATAA
- the miaB gene encoding tRNA (N6-isopentenyl adenosine(37)-C2)-methylthiotransferase MiaB, which yields MNQDKPKAYVNTIGCQMNVYDSQILAGLLQNAGYEQTHDPDLADLVLCNTCAIRHKAEEKAYSFLGRFAGTRMRGKRPVTIMAGCVAQKEKEKAFVRLPYLDLVLGTQAFGRFETHLKALAAGNTRIVDIEPSENIFEGFPEDSITEKFQVSRFVTIMQGCENFCTYCVVPYVRGKEKSRDPSAIIQEIEVLAQSGVREITLLGQNVNSYAGNNRTVSFADLLHLVSRVNKVERIRFATSHPKDLSTDLVQAMKELDKVCNHLHLPVQSGSNQILKRMNRKYDRDTYFDRISALRQACPDIALSTDIIVGFPGETLSDFQQTMNLLETVEFDAVFAFSYSARSFTPAAKFSDQLDEQTKRGRLNELLNFQEQITEKKNKAFIGKNVTVLVEGDSPKPRDGLIKKNKNTRQMFGRCDENKIVHFASDQAQIGDLITLQIINAYPHSLWGEVCESD from the coding sequence TTGAATCAAGATAAACCCAAAGCCTATGTAAACACCATCGGGTGCCAGATGAATGTGTATGATTCCCAAATTCTGGCGGGCCTTTTGCAAAATGCCGGATATGAACAAACCCATGATCCGGATCTGGCAGATTTGGTTTTATGCAATACCTGCGCCATCCGCCATAAAGCCGAAGAAAAGGCATATAGCTTTCTGGGCCGTTTTGCAGGCACACGGATGAGAGGGAAACGCCCGGTTACCATTATGGCCGGCTGTGTGGCACAAAAAGAGAAGGAAAAAGCATTTGTACGCCTGCCGTATTTAGATCTTGTTCTAGGTACCCAGGCCTTTGGCCGCTTTGAAACGCATCTTAAAGCCCTGGCAGCCGGGAATACCCGCATTGTGGACATCGAACCCAGCGAAAATATTTTTGAGGGTTTTCCCGAGGATTCAATAACCGAAAAATTTCAGGTGTCACGCTTTGTTACCATAATGCAGGGGTGTGAAAATTTTTGCACCTACTGCGTGGTGCCCTATGTCCGGGGAAAGGAAAAAAGCCGGGATCCGTCAGCCATTATTCAAGAGATTGAAGTGCTGGCTCAATCCGGGGTCCGTGAAATTACCCTTCTGGGCCAGAACGTCAATTCCTATGCCGGAAATAACAGGACGGTTTCCTTTGCTGATTTACTGCACCTTGTCAGCAGAGTGAATAAAGTTGAACGTATCCGGTTTGCTACTTCCCATCCCAAGGATTTATCCACAGACCTGGTTCAGGCCATGAAGGAACTTGACAAGGTGTGCAATCATCTTCATCTTCCGGTTCAATCCGGTTCAAACCAGATATTAAAACGCATGAACCGAAAATACGACCGTGACACCTATTTTGATAGAATTTCAGCTCTTAGGCAAGCCTGTCCGGATATTGCTCTGTCCACGGACATCATTGTGGGGTTTCCGGGAGAAACTTTATCTGATTTTCAGCAAACCATGAATTTGCTTGAGACCGTTGAATTTGATGCTGTGTTCGCCTTTTCTTATTCTGCAAGGTCATTTACGCCGGCTGCAAAATTCAGCGACCAGCTGGATGAGCAGACCAAACGTGGCCGACTCAATGAACTACTCAATTTTCAGGAGCAGATTACAGAAAAGAAAAATAAAGCCTTTATTGGCAAAAACGTTACGGTGCTGGTGGAAGGCGACAGTCCTAAACCCCGTGACGGCTTAATAAAGAAAAATAAAAATACCAGACAGATGTTTGGCAGGTGTGATGAAAATAAAATTGTGCATTTTGCATCGGATCAGGCTCAAATCGGGGATCTGATCACACTTCAAATTATAAACGCATACCCCCATTCCCTTTGGGGTGAGGTCTGCGAAAGCGATTAA
- the map gene encoding type I methionyl aminopeptidase, with the protein MKIKSTTIRPNEPCPCGSGKKFKNCCRNRKTEISLKDKYKNKYDIILKTPEQVDGIRKCGELLLSIMDGVEAMICPGLKTDDINTYVHEQTIKAGAVPAPLNYRGYPKSVCVSINDVICHGIPGDRILKDGDIVNVDITPILNGFYADANKTFFVGTPGRDAQKIVAVAGESLRLGMEQVKPGATLGDIGHAIQKYAEGQGCSVVREFVGHGVGLEFHEQPQVLHFGRPGTGVTLVPGMVFTIEPMVNLGKKELHVLEDRWTAVTNDGSLSAQFEQTILVTEDGYESLTPYDL; encoded by the coding sequence ATGAAAATAAAATCAACGACCATTCGACCCAATGAACCTTGCCCATGCGGCAGCGGGAAAAAATTTAAAAACTGCTGCAGAAACAGAAAAACTGAAATTTCTTTAAAAGACAAATATAAAAATAAGTATGACATTATCCTGAAAACGCCTGAACAGGTTGACGGGATAAGAAAGTGCGGAGAACTGCTTTTATCCATTATGGACGGGGTTGAGGCCATGATTTGTCCCGGCCTGAAAACAGACGACATCAATACCTATGTTCATGAACAGACCATAAAAGCAGGAGCCGTTCCCGCACCGCTCAATTACAGGGGATACCCCAAAAGTGTCTGCGTTTCCATTAATGATGTGATCTGCCACGGAATACCCGGCGATCGTATTCTTAAGGACGGAGATATTGTCAATGTTGATATCACGCCGATTCTCAACGGTTTCTATGCTGATGCAAACAAAACCTTTTTTGTGGGCACCCCCGGACGGGATGCCCAGAAAATTGTTGCGGTGGCTGGCGAAAGCCTGCGGTTAGGGATGGAACAGGTCAAGCCGGGAGCAACGTTAGGGGATATCGGACATGCCATTCAAAAATATGCCGAAGGCCAGGGATGTTCGGTAGTCAGAGAATTTGTGGGTCATGGTGTGGGGCTTGAATTCCATGAACAGCCCCAGGTGCTTCATTTCGGGCGCCCCGGTACCGGTGTCACCCTTGTTCCCGGCATGGTGTTTACCATTGAACCCATGGTTAACCTTGGCAAAAAAGAATTGCATGTGCTTGAAGACCGGTGGACAGCCGTGACCAATGACGGATCCCTGTCTGCTCAGTTCGAGCAGACCATCCTTGTGACAGAGGACGGATATGAGAGCTTAACCCCCTATGATTTATGA
- a CDS encoding TIGR04219 family outer membrane beta-barrel protein, which translates to MMMKKWTLTTLMIFAVIAGLTGTACAFGIEAAIGGWYQTPSGHLGYKALDSGDFLDLENDLNYGDEKRVTARVNIDMPLIFPNIYLMASPMEFTETGQKTGGFTFGDINFDPGTFVSKMSLDNYDIGLYYGIPLLKTATLKKLNVDVGINVRLIDYDLSIHQDSTGLDESESGVLPIPMVFLAVQFTPFKALSFQAEGRAISYSGNDLISLIGRIKVKIFGPVFAAAGYRYEKINIDEEDVDASLEVRGPFLEAGLSF; encoded by the coding sequence ATGATGATGAAAAAATGGACGCTGACAACACTTATGATATTTGCCGTGATTGCAGGCTTAACGGGCACTGCCTGCGCTTTTGGCATCGAAGCGGCCATTGGTGGATGGTACCAGACCCCATCCGGGCACCTTGGTTATAAAGCGTTGGATAGCGGGGACTTCCTTGATCTGGAAAACGACCTTAATTATGGAGATGAAAAACGAGTAACGGCACGGGTAAATATTGACATGCCGCTGATTTTTCCCAATATCTACCTTATGGCCTCACCCATGGAGTTCACCGAAACCGGCCAAAAAACGGGCGGATTTACCTTTGGAGATATCAATTTCGATCCAGGGACCTTTGTATCAAAGATGTCCCTGGATAACTATGATATCGGCCTTTACTACGGAATCCCGCTGTTAAAAACAGCGACGTTAAAAAAGCTGAACGTTGATGTGGGTATTAACGTCCGCCTGATTGATTACGATTTAAGCATCCACCAGGACTCAACCGGGCTCGACGAATCGGAAAGCGGGGTATTGCCGATTCCCATGGTGTTTTTGGCCGTACAATTCACCCCTTTCAAGGCGCTTTCTTTCCAGGCTGAAGGGCGGGCAATTTCCTATTCCGGCAACGATCTGATCAGTCTTATCGGTCGGATAAAGGTGAAAATATTCGGCCCGGTTTTTGCCGCCGCCGGATACCGGTATGAAAAAATCAATATTGATGAGGAAGATGTGGATGCCAGCCTTGAGGTTCGTGGTCCGTTTCTGGAGGCCGGCTTGTCATTTTAG
- the ahbD gene encoding heme b synthase, translating into MAHPHGTHHPGHGGPHGTGKNSTLRLVAWETTRRCNLTCKHCRAAAEDHVYNDELTTEESFRLLDQIREVGQPIIILTGGEPLLRDDIFDIAAYGDKIGLRMVMAPNGTLLNEDNVKRLKESGVKRISVSLDGATAASHDAFRGLDGAFDRAVNGIKIAKAAGLEFQINTVITKTNLDEIPAILSLAEELGAVAHHIFLLVPTGRGKYIVDTAIDAKEYEKTLNWFYDQRDKTSLQLKATCAPHYYRILRQRAKAEGKKVSFETHGLDAVTRGCLAGTGFCFISHVGRVQTCGFLDVTCGDIKTRHFKDVWENSEVFNKLRDFNNLDPKCGICEYKQVCGGCRARAYEATGNYMAQEPLCTYQPARKE; encoded by the coding sequence CCGGTAAAAATAGTACGCTTCGCCTTGTGGCCTGGGAGACAACCCGCAGGTGCAACCTGACCTGCAAGCATTGCCGGGCTGCTGCCGAAGACCATGTATACAACGACGAACTTACCACAGAAGAGTCTTTCAGGCTCCTTGACCAGATCAGAGAGGTGGGGCAGCCCATTATCATTCTCACCGGCGGTGAGCCTCTTCTTCGGGATGATATCTTTGACATTGCCGCCTATGGGGATAAAATCGGCCTTCGAATGGTCATGGCCCCCAATGGCACTCTGCTCAATGAAGACAATGTCAAAAGACTTAAAGAAAGCGGTGTGAAACGCATTTCCGTAAGCCTGGACGGGGCAACTGCGGCCTCCCATGATGCGTTCAGGGGCCTTGACGGGGCCTTTGACAGGGCTGTTAACGGCATTAAAATCGCAAAAGCGGCCGGGCTTGAATTTCAGATCAATACCGTTATCACAAAAACAAACCTTGATGAGATCCCGGCCATTCTTTCTCTGGCTGAAGAGTTAGGGGCGGTTGCCCATCATATTTTTCTTCTGGTTCCCACGGGGCGGGGCAAATACATCGTGGATACGGCCATTGACGCAAAAGAGTACGAAAAAACTTTGAACTGGTTTTATGACCAGCGGGACAAAACTTCGCTGCAGCTCAAAGCCACATGTGCCCCCCACTATTACCGAATCCTGCGCCAGCGGGCCAAAGCTGAGGGTAAAAAAGTCAGTTTTGAAACCCATGGGCTTGATGCCGTTACAAGAGGGTGTCTTGCTGGTACCGGATTCTGCTTTATTTCCCATGTGGGCCGGGTCCAGACCTGCGGATTTTTAGACGTCACTTGCGGGGATATCAAAACCCGGCACTTTAAAGATGTGTGGGAAAACTCAGAAGTGTTTAACAAATTGCGGGATTTCAACAATCTTGACCCCAAATGCGGGATCTGCGAATACAAACAGGTGTGCGGCGGATGCCGTGCCAGGGCATATGAGGCTACCGGCAATTATATGGCTCAGGAGCCTTTGTGTACATATCAGCCGGCCCGGAAAGAATAA